The genomic DNA GTGCCCCCGCGCGCAGCAGCGGCACATTCAGCCCCAAGCGCGCGGTAAACGATTTTTCCGGACTCAGCGTGGCGGACATCAGCACTGCCCCGCCATACTCGCCGAGCACCTGAGCCAAGTGCGGCGCGGCGTCGAGGCACGTCACCCGCAGTGCCCCACCACGCGGCGACCAATACAGCCTGGGGAAACGGCTGTCCGCCACGAACTCCCGCCATCCGGGAAACGAAAACACGTGCTCGCGTGCGGACGGACTCAGCAGCTCCGGCTCCAGTCGGGTTTGCTGGATGGCGTCATTGAGGTGGGTCAGCAGGTCCAGCGCCTCGTATTCGACGGTGGCCGGGTGCTCTTCTTTCTCTTTGAGCGTCGCGAGAAATTCCGCCCAGTCGTCGGCCGCCTTCACGAGCTTAAACGGCTGGCCTGTGCCACGGAGTTCAGCGGCCAGCGCCTCGGCTTCGGCCACCGTATCGGAGAAAGAAAAATTATCCGCGACGCGGGTAGGCAGATTGTGCGCCTCGTCAACGATGAGCAGCGTTTGCGCGGGATCGAAGCCCATCACTCCATAGAAGATTCCGCTGTGGCGCGGGGAGAACACATAATTATAATCGCAGATCCATGCCTCGGCAAACGGCAGGCAGGCCTTGGCAATCTCAAACGGGCACACCCCGGTCAATGCGCCGAGCTGACGCAGGTCATCAACGCCGGTTTTGCCTTCGTCGAATAAGCCTGGCGGATTGATGCTCGCCGCATCCCAAGCCTCCTCGATTCCCTCCAGGCAGGACTCCGCCCGCGAACAATCATGCCGCGGCGTCTGGATGCTGTGCTCGCGCTTGTTGCGGAGCTGAAAGTAGCGCAGATCGCCATTGGGCGGGATCATCGCCTTCAGTTGACGCACCGCCTGATGTTGACCGGTCGATTTCCCGGTTAAATAAATGATGCGGTCAGTCGTGCCGTCGCGCAGACGTTCCAGCGCATGTTGCAGCGAAATGCCGGTTTTGCCGAAGCCCGTGGGTGCCTCCAGCAAACGCACCGGCGACAGCGTGACCGACTCTTCCAGCTCTCGGCGGATCAGCTTTTGCTCCGGGCGGAATTCCTTAAACGCCGGCTTGAACTCAGTCGGCGCAAGGCGCTCACGGCGCTTATTCTGCTCTTCGCAAAATGCGGTAATGCGCGTGAGCTGCGTTTCCAGAAGCTCGGCGGGGTCGTCGCGCAGCGGGAGGGTCTGTGTGATGCCGTCATCGATCGACACGAAAAGCAGCTCGCCGCGCACGGGCTTGGAAAAGTCTCCGTTAAGACCGGCCAGCAGACAATAAACGGCAATCTGGCGTCGGTATTCCGGGTAGGCGTTAGCGAGGTCTTCCTCGGCCATCGGCAGTGGACGGCTGGTGGTTTTTACCTCGCGCAGCAGCGTGTATTCTTCGCGCTCGATGGCCTGGTCGATACGGCCATTGACCTCGACCGTCCAGTTGTGGCGGCGCAACACCCCGGCGATCGTTACTTCGAATCGCGCCTCTGGCTCGGCGGCGCGGGTATGGGTTTCCATGTCCCGGTGCCAGGCCGTGCCCAGCGCGGTGCGCCACTGCCCGGAAAAGCCGCGCCCGGACTCCGGCCCCAGCCGGAATTCCGCCAGCTCGCGCGCGCTTAAGGTAACGCGCCGCTCTCCCGGGTAGATTCGCATACGCCCACGGTGAAGCTTTCTTCAGTTGGGGCAAGCGAGTTAAGAAA from Cerasicoccus sp. TK19100 includes the following:
- a CDS encoding ATP-dependent DNA helicase, whose protein sequence is MRIYPGERRVTLSARELAEFRLGPESGRGFSGQWRTALGTAWHRDMETHTRAAEPEARFEVTIAGVLRRHNWTVEVNGRIDQAIEREEYTLLREVKTTSRPLPMAEEDLANAYPEYRRQIAVYCLLAGLNGDFSKPVRGELLFVSIDDGITQTLPLRDDPAELLETQLTRITAFCEEQNKRRERLAPTEFKPAFKEFRPEQKLIRRELEESVTLSPVRLLEAPTGFGKTGISLQHALERLRDGTTDRIIYLTGKSTGQHQAVRQLKAMIPPNGDLRYFQLRNKREHSIQTPRHDCSRAESCLEGIEEAWDAASINPPGLFDEGKTGVDDLRQLGALTGVCPFEIAKACLPFAEAWICDYNYVFSPRHSGIFYGVMGFDPAQTLLIVDEAHNLPTRVADNFSFSDTVAEAEALAAELRGTGQPFKLVKAADDWAEFLATLKEKEEHPATVEYEALDLLTHLNDAIQQTRLEPELLSPSAREHVFSFPGWREFVADSRFPRLYWSPRGGALRVTCLDAAPHLAQVLGEYGGAVLMSATLSPEKSFTARLGLNVPLLRAGAPWREGGYRVAVDARVDTRYRTRANHYVQTAETIQLLSQQTTAPVAVFFPSYHYAETIKAYLAELDSLLRVAMQPRSVDLNGQLSFVEESLLTAHVLFFVLGSSFSESIDHLGGRISDAMVVGPALPEVNPVQKAKLRQYDHLGREGAFREVYQLPAMTKINQALGRLVRAPGQSTRVILHCRRFAEQSYQELLAPEYTPEAELRSFGELAEWLAR